The uncultured Hyphomonas sp. genome includes a region encoding these proteins:
- a CDS encoding VOC family protein, whose product MSANPIHITLVTLGVADVQASAAFYEKLGLKRAPASQEAVVFFDMGGVALGLFGREPLAEDAGVLPQGDGFRAVTLAWNQPSEEAVDDALIRAIEAGGQLIKAAKKVFWGGYSGYFSDPDGHLWEVAYNPHSPLREDGTMEL is encoded by the coding sequence ATGTCTGCCAATCCGATCCACATCACGCTGGTCACGCTCGGGGTTGCCGATGTGCAGGCGTCGGCGGCCTTCTATGAGAAGCTCGGCCTGAAACGCGCACCCGCCTCGCAGGAGGCGGTCGTGTTCTTTGACATGGGCGGTGTCGCCCTCGGCCTGTTCGGCCGGGAGCCGCTGGCAGAAGACGCAGGCGTCCTGCCACAGGGCGATGGCTTTCGGGCGGTCACACTGGCCTGGAACCAGCCGAGCGAAGAAGCGGTCGACGACGCCCTGATCCGGGCGATCGAAGCAGGCGGCCAGCTGATCAAGGCTGCGAAGAAAGTCTTCTGGGGTGGCTATTCCGGGTATTTCTCAGACCCTGACGGCCACCTCTGGGAAGTCGCCTACAACCCCCATTCGCCTTTGCGCGAAGATGGAACCATGGAGCTCTAG
- a CDS encoding ABC transporter substrate-binding protein — protein sequence MKRLVTPAIAIAALAALTLPAAADAKTEAYVQKNASEVLASLNDPSLNADERTQKFNAYMDEFTDMKAVANFAIGKYARRFSETELAEYQKVFREYALAVYENELDAYRGEAVVVKDSVDRSDTDSIVNTVIRRDDGKDMDVRWRVLLRNGQYQVVDVALNLDGNLIWLGIEQRAQFLALLDRTNGSAQALIDKIDGMTRKLESDKRT from the coding sequence TTGAAACGCCTTGTGACCCCCGCCATCGCCATTGCTGCGCTCGCCGCGCTGACGCTGCCGGCTGCCGCGGACGCAAAGACAGAAGCGTATGTTCAGAAGAATGCCAGTGAAGTTCTGGCATCCCTGAACGATCCGTCTCTGAATGCGGACGAACGCACACAAAAATTCAATGCTTACATGGACGAGTTCACGGACATGAAGGCAGTGGCCAATTTTGCAATCGGCAAGTACGCGCGCCGCTTTAGTGAGACTGAACTGGCTGAGTACCAGAAAGTATTCCGGGAATATGCGCTCGCCGTCTATGAAAACGAGCTCGATGCGTACCGGGGGGAAGCCGTGGTCGTGAAAGACTCGGTCGACCGCTCCGATACCGATTCGATCGTGAATACGGTCATTCGCCGCGATGACGGCAAGGATATGGACGTCCGCTGGCGCGTATTGCTGCGCAATGGGCAATATCAGGTTGTGGACGTCGCACTGAACCTCGATGGAAACCTCATCTGGCTCGGCATTGAACAGCGAGCCCAGTTCCTTGCCTTGCTCGACCGTACCAATGGTTCGGCACAAGCGCTGATCGACAAGATCGACGGCATGACGCGTAAGCTGGAAAGCGACAAGCGCACCTGA
- a CDS encoding VacJ family lipoprotein — MYRAKKREIAIMNFRFAAAAAVFTLGACATTPTEAADPGAVADPYEGFNRQMFAFNNGVDKYALGPAAGVYKAVTPEFARDRIGDFLRNLRAPVIFVNDVLQAEPERAGDTFMRFTINTTVGIAGLWDAADHLGIEPHSEDFGQTLAVWGVDSGPYLVLPVMGPSTPRDLFGSGVDMALDPLTWTEFDGDPDLDDKIAVGRGVLSALNARVALEDQIEQLNSQPEPYVALRRIYSSQRQAEIRNGRPEDESELYEDLPDFDEFDE; from the coding sequence ATGTACCGAGCCAAGAAACGGGAAATTGCTATCATGAACTTCCGATTTGCGGCCGCCGCGGCGGTCTTCACACTTGGTGCATGCGCAACAACGCCAACGGAAGCGGCGGATCCGGGCGCTGTGGCTGACCCATATGAAGGCTTCAACCGGCAGATGTTCGCGTTCAACAACGGCGTGGACAAATATGCCCTCGGGCCGGCGGCCGGCGTTTATAAAGCTGTGACTCCGGAGTTCGCCCGCGACAGGATCGGCGATTTTCTACGCAATCTTCGCGCCCCGGTCATCTTTGTGAACGATGTGTTGCAGGCTGAACCGGAACGCGCCGGCGACACGTTCATGCGCTTCACTATCAATACGACGGTGGGCATCGCGGGCCTCTGGGACGCCGCCGATCATCTCGGCATTGAGCCGCATTCGGAAGATTTTGGCCAGACGCTCGCGGTCTGGGGTGTTGATAGCGGCCCTTACCTGGTGTTGCCGGTCATGGGTCCGAGCACCCCGCGCGACCTTTTTGGATCTGGGGTGGATATGGCGCTTGATCCGCTCACCTGGACAGAATTCGACGGCGATCCGGACCTGGACGACAAAATTGCGGTTGGCCGGGGCGTACTGTCTGCACTGAATGCACGGGTCGCACTGGAAGATCAGATCGAGCAGCTGAACTCGCAACCGGAACCATATGTGGCGCTGCGACGTATTTATTCATCTCAGCGTCAGGCTGAGATTCGTAATGGTCGTCCGGAGGATGAGTCAGAGTTGTACGAAGATCTCCCAGATTTTGACGAATTTGACGAATAG
- the metF gene encoding methylenetetrahydrofolate reductase [NAD(P)H] → MSTSTPHVSFEFFPPKSDAMANRLWDTVQRLEPMAPDFVSVTYGAGGSTRERTHETVKRIAQETSLKPAGHLTCVSATKAEVLAVAEEYWQAGVKHIVALRGDPPAGMGAKFEVHPGGFRDSVDLVKGLREHRPELGKCFEISVSCYPELHPESDGWDAEIAYLKAKQDAGADRAITQFFFEPETYLNFLDKARAGGVTMPIVPGIMLQANFRGLQRISGLCGATIPDWLADLYDGLDDDEETRELVTANVAADLCRKLAEQGVQNFHFYTLNRAGLALSTCRLLGLKPHPAQAA, encoded by the coding sequence ATGAGTACTTCTACCCCCCACGTTTCATTCGAATTTTTCCCGCCCAAGAGCGATGCGATGGCAAACCGCCTGTGGGATACGGTCCAAAGGCTTGAGCCGATGGCGCCAGACTTCGTGTCTGTCACTTATGGCGCTGGCGGCTCGACCCGTGAGCGGACCCACGAAACCGTCAAGCGGATCGCCCAGGAAACCAGCCTGAAACCCGCGGGCCACCTGACCTGTGTGTCGGCGACGAAGGCGGAAGTGCTGGCGGTTGCTGAGGAGTACTGGCAGGCGGGGGTGAAGCACATCGTGGCGCTGCGGGGCGATCCGCCGGCGGGGATGGGGGCGAAGTTCGAGGTGCATCCGGGCGGATTCCGCGATTCCGTGGACCTCGTGAAAGGCCTGCGCGAGCATCGCCCGGAGCTCGGAAAATGTTTCGAAATTTCAGTGTCCTGCTATCCCGAACTCCATCCGGAGAGTGACGGCTGGGATGCCGAGATTGCCTATTTGAAGGCCAAGCAGGATGCCGGTGCAGACCGCGCGATCACGCAATTCTTCTTCGAGCCTGAGACCTATCTGAACTTCCTCGACAAGGCCCGGGCAGGCGGCGTCACCATGCCTATCGTGCCCGGTATCATGCTTCAGGCGAACTTCCGCGGACTACAACGGATCAGTGGACTCTGTGGGGCGACTATACCGGACTGGCTGGCAGACCTTTATGACGGCCTCGACGACGATGAGGAGACCCGCGAACTGGTCACGGCGAACGTCGCGGCTGACCTCTGCCGCAAGCTGGCGGAGCAGGGGGTGCAGAACTTCCACTTCTACACGCTCAACCGGGCAGGGCTGGCTTTGTCCACCTGCCGCCTGCTGGGCCTGAAACCTCACCCGGCACAGGCGGCCTGA
- a CDS encoding metalloregulator ArsR/SmtB family transcription factor translates to MSERFDLTLERLRAAGEPTRLRILALLRERDLSVGEIVQILSLSQPRLSHHLKALTGAGLVERLPEGSFVFYRAASRGDGRTFLDSLFEQLGDHVPELLRDAERLDEVSASRAASAQAYFSSVADNWDAIRTLHYPNEAIEQALLEIAGPGPFRRVVDFGTGTGRMLALFAPRAVEAEGIDLSHHMLTVARANLERDGSPVARVRQGDVTAVPFEDASADLVIIHQVLHYVDAPNRVIAEAGRILQPGGRLLVVDFAPHDLEFLRTEHGHHRLGLSPDAMQGWAATAGLKLSEPRAFAPPPENEQGLTVHIWTAEKSADAQETAA, encoded by the coding sequence ATGAGCGAGCGATTTGACCTCACACTGGAGCGGCTGCGGGCGGCTGGAGAGCCGACTCGCCTGCGTATTCTGGCACTTCTGCGTGAACGCGACCTTTCCGTCGGCGAAATCGTGCAGATTCTTTCTCTCAGCCAGCCGCGCCTGTCGCATCACCTCAAAGCGCTGACCGGCGCTGGTCTGGTCGAGCGTCTGCCGGAGGGCTCGTTTGTCTTTTACCGCGCCGCAAGCCGAGGCGATGGCCGGACTTTTCTTGACTCATTGTTCGAGCAGTTGGGAGACCACGTGCCCGAACTGTTGCGGGATGCGGAAAGACTGGATGAAGTCAGCGCGTCGCGGGCCGCTTCCGCACAGGCCTATTTTTCGTCCGTCGCAGATAATTGGGATGCGATTCGGACGCTCCACTACCCGAATGAGGCGATCGAACAGGCGCTGCTGGAAATAGCCGGACCGGGACCGTTCCGCAGGGTTGTGGATTTCGGCACGGGCACGGGCCGGATGCTGGCACTCTTTGCGCCGCGCGCCGTTGAGGCCGAGGGCATCGACCTCAGCCATCATATGCTGACGGTTGCCCGCGCAAATCTGGAGCGTGACGGCAGTCCTGTTGCACGTGTCCGGCAGGGGGATGTCACGGCCGTACCGTTCGAGGATGCCTCAGCCGACCTCGTGATCATCCATCAGGTGCTGCACTATGTAGACGCGCCCAACAGGGTGATCGCAGAGGCCGGGCGGATACTGCAGCCGGGTGGACGGCTGCTTGTTGTGGACTTCGCCCCGCATGATCTGGAATTTCTCCGCACCGAACATGGCCACCACCGCCTCGGTCTGTCTCCCGACGCCATGCAAGGCTGGGCGGCTACAGCCGGGCTGAAACTGTCTGAGCCGCGCGCATTTGCGCCGCCACCCGAAAACGAACAAGGACTGACCGTCCACATCTGGACCGCAGAAAAGTCCGCAGATGCGCAGGAAACCGCTGCATGA